The proteins below are encoded in one region of Haloterrigena turkmenica DSM 5511:
- a CDS encoding thiolase domain-containing protein gives MRDAYVIGAGQSPYGSFPSESYRSLFRTAFEATTESVDHGVDPSEIDEAFIGMISIGGRQLGLSGPAVTEHAGLHGIPTTRVENACAASGSGVRHAIQAVKSGMADLALAGGVEMMTDLSSDTTRYWFGVSGETEWERMAGTTFSGVYAQIASAHMAEYGTTREQLSRVAVKSHENGARNPKAHLGFECSLEQAEGAATVADPLTLYHCCPTSDGAAGVLIASEDVAAEYTDRPVKISGVGAASDGVGLFQRESYTSLPATRKAGRDAYEMAGISPDKLDFAEVHDCFSIAEILAYEDLGFCEVGQGGQLIEDGVTTLEGDLPVNTSGGLKSKGHPIGATGAGQLVEAFDQLRGTAGDRQVEDAEIGLTHNVGGSGGAAVVHVLEAPERAEVES, from the coding sequence ATGCGAGATGCATACGTTATCGGCGCGGGACAGAGTCCGTACGGCTCGTTCCCGTCTGAGAGTTATCGATCGCTGTTCCGGACGGCGTTCGAAGCGACGACAGAGAGCGTCGACCACGGCGTCGATCCGTCCGAAATCGACGAGGCGTTTATCGGGATGATTAGCATCGGCGGCCGTCAGCTGGGCCTGTCCGGGCCCGCAGTGACCGAACACGCCGGCCTGCACGGGATCCCGACCACGCGCGTCGAGAACGCGTGCGCGGCGAGCGGCTCCGGGGTCCGCCACGCGATCCAGGCGGTCAAATCCGGCATGGCGGATCTCGCCCTGGCGGGCGGCGTCGAGATGATGACCGACCTGAGCAGCGACACGACCCGGTACTGGTTCGGTGTCTCCGGCGAGACTGAGTGGGAACGGATGGCTGGGACCACTTTCTCCGGCGTCTACGCCCAGATCGCGAGCGCGCACATGGCCGAATACGGGACGACGCGCGAGCAGTTGTCTCGCGTCGCCGTCAAGAGCCACGAGAACGGGGCGCGAAACCCCAAGGCGCACCTCGGCTTCGAGTGCTCACTCGAGCAGGCCGAAGGCGCGGCGACGGTCGCAGATCCGCTGACGCTATACCACTGTTGTCCGACGAGCGACGGCGCGGCAGGCGTGCTCATCGCGAGCGAAGACGTCGCAGCGGAGTACACTGATCGGCCCGTGAAGATCTCGGGCGTCGGCGCGGCGAGCGACGGAGTCGGCCTCTTCCAGCGCGAGTCGTACACGAGCCTCCCGGCGACGCGAAAAGCCGGCCGAGACGCCTACGAGATGGCCGGGATCTCCCCGGACAAACTGGACTTCGCGGAGGTCCACGACTGCTTCTCGATCGCGGAAATCCTCGCGTACGAGGACCTCGGCTTCTGCGAGGTCGGTCAGGGCGGCCAGCTGATCGAAGACGGCGTCACGACGCTCGAGGGCGACCTGCCGGTGAACACGTCCGGCGGCCTGAAGTCGAAGGGGCATCCGATCGGCGCGACGGGCGCGGGACAGCTCGTCGAGGCCTTCGACCAGCTCCGGGGCACCGCCGGCGATCGGCAGGTCGAGGACGCCGAAATCGGCCTGACGCACAACGTCGGCGGCAGCGGCGGGGCCGCGGTGGTCCACGTCCTCGAGGCGCCCGAACGCGCGGAGGTGGAATCATGA